DNA from Papio anubis isolate 15944 chromosome 1, Panubis1.0, whole genome shotgun sequence:
ACTCGCTGCATTTCTGTGAGTTCCTGGTCATACTGGTCAGTAGGGATAAGATTTGTCTCTGAGCTGAGGAATTCTTCTGTTCTCTGGTTTTACCTGTGTTGGGTTTGCTCACGTAACGTGGTCACCATGCTGAAATGGTGTGATGGCTGAAGTTGGCCACTCTTGCTTGAGGGACGAGTTGTTTATGCATCAGCTCTCTGCTGGGTCTCCATTTCCATGGCAAATGGGCAGCTTCATCCTTCTTGACGCTTCTATATGCCCAAAAGAGAGGTGTCATGCTTTGGAAGCAAGATGTTTGTACTCCATAAAGAACATACAAGGACATtcactgctgattttttttttttgcgatagggtctcactctgtagcccaggctggagtgcagtggtgcaatcttggctcactgcaacctccacctcttgggttcaagcgattctcctgcctcagcctcccaagtagctggcattacaggcacccaccaccatggccagctaatttttgtgctttcagtagaaacggggtttcaccatgttggccgggctgttcttgaactcctgacctcaggtgatctgcccaccttggcctcccaaagtgctgggattacaggcatgagccactgcacctggcctgctgaATTGTTTATAATGGCAAAAAGTAGGAAACCCCCCAATGCCTATGAGTAGGGCCATAGCTATTATGTTGAACCACATGAAATTGCCGTTTTCTAGGCCAAAAATGGTCAGCATTCATTAATTTCATGATTCAACCTGATACATTTACATAGTGCAAAACTATGTCGCAGTTTCAAGCTTTTATGAGGAAAGTGTTTCTATGTAGAAACTGGAAGCTGTTCAGTGCACTGGCAGCTGAACCCTGCTCGTTGATCAGCGTTACTATCATCTCAGATCATATGGAGCTCATGTCAGCCATGTGGGTGGCAGGTGCCAGAGACGATCTGGAAGGAAACACGCGGATCTGAACAGCAGTAATCCTGGGGGATACGGGGGTAGGGCTGGATTACAGAGGGCTCATTTTCTACATCATGCATTTTATGGTACTTGAATTTTTTGAAATGGGCATTTATAACAtgttaaaatgtactttttaaattaagtcattttgtaatatttgaatttttacatttgttgtaCAATCAGGAAAAGCaataaagatttttcaaaaatagacaTGTCAAAAAAGTTTGCACTCATTGAGGATGCTGAaaataaggattaaaaataaGGAGTCCGTGATCTTTTACAAATTGACTtcattattacattttcttcacAGAGCTAAAGCAATACCTTAAAATGACCCAGTCCTGTGTGGGATATTTCTAGAAGTCTCATCTATGGTACAGTGGTTTTTATCTGCTCTGATCAGGGAAGGACAAACAGTGGGAGAGTCAAGGCCTGGGAACCGGGGGGGCCTGGTTCCTCTTCTCAGATCCCTCTTGCAGGGTCTGAAGAACTCTCTGGAGCCAGCAGATCCCACCTGTGCAGCAAGGAGCCTGGCCTGGACAGCTGTGAGGCCCTTCCAGCTCCATCGCTCCAGCCTCAGGAGACGAGCTGCTCTGTTTTCCAGCCATAGACGTGGGCCTTTTTCAGAGACACATTCTTTCGctgtctgttttttgagacaaggtcttgctctgtcatccaggctggagtgcagtggtgtgatctcagctcactgcagccttgaatttctgggtttaagtgattctcctgcctcagcctccggagtaactgagactccaggcgtgtgtcaccatgcctagctaatttatgtttatgtttgtagagaaggtctcactacgttgtcccggttggtctcgaactcctgggctcaagcggtccaccccccctggcctcctgaagtgctgggattacaggcgtgagcccctgcacctggagCAAGACGCATTCTTGAGGGAAGTCCTTCCGTCTCCGCAGTCCGGGCGTGCTGTGCCACCTTGCCCTGGACACTCAGGGCTGCTATCCCTCTACCACATGGCTCCACAGTGCTGCCCCACTGCCCAAGACTAGGCCTCGGAGGTTTTGTGTCCCTCAGGCCTTCTGCGCCACCCTGCTGCTGTTGGGCCTTGTCTGTGCCCCTCGTCACCCTTTCTGACTTGAGGCTTCATTTCTGCAGGAGGTGAGACACCGGAAACCCAGACTTGTTGAGCTGTGTGTGACGCATGCAAGGCTCTCCTGGCTGTGACATGGTGTTTTggtcattgttttttttcttgcttccagGCCCTTGGCTGGGCGAGGTGCTGGTGATTGTTACAAAGAGCTATCACCTATCAGGAGTTACGTCACCCAGAGTCTCAGGTTAGAAAAGATGGCTGAACCTCTGCAACAAAGAGTGTGTGGTCTGTCCATTCTCACACAAGAGGGAGAAAAATTCTAGGAGCTAAGAGTGTGGAATTATGTGTTCTGTGGGGCTGAGGGTCACCTGCCGGGAGATCCTGGCATCCATAAGAAGCTTCCAAGGGAAGAGCTCAGTAGGGTCCTGCAGACAGCCTCAACCAGCCCAACGCCAGGCTCCAACCAGACGGCAAAGCTGCAGCGAACACGACCACAAGACATGACCTTCCTGCCGCTAAGGAGGAAGCGCACTGTAGGCAGAGCCACAGTCGGCCTGCGCCAGGGGCTGTGCATCAGCACAATTACACTCTTTTGTATCTTGTCTTTTATTCCCTCATTTGTCCCCCTTTGTTCCGTCCCCCTAGGTCTGTGCAGGCTACAGTCCACATGTAGACTAGGAAAGTTTCTACCTGGGAGTGCTTGTTAGTGCAGGTTAACAACTGAGTGAACAGGGGTGACCCCAGGAATGTACGCACTTTCCACTCTGCATGCTGCATCTCCTCTGCAGGTGTATCATCGTTTGGGACCGTGCACCTCACTGAAGTCTGCTTAGAGGATGGCAAAATTCTCATCACCACCAAGATAGGTGCTGTTATTAATAGTTATTCATGCAGCAATCTAAAgttgtactttatttatttgtttatttagaggcagagtcttgctctgttgcccaggctggagtgcaatggcacgatctcagctcactgcaacctccgcctcctgggttcaagtgatcttcaaGTGCCTGCCTTCAACTgatctgcctccgcctcctgggttcaagtgatcttcaaGTAGTCTGCCTTGAAGtgtctgggttcaagtgatcttcaagtgtctgccttagcctcccaggtagctaggattataggcgcccaccaccatgcccagctaatttttgtatttttagtagagacagggtttcaccatgttggccaggctgttctccaactcctgacctgaagtgatctgcctgccttggcctcccaaagtgttgggattacaggtgtgagccactgtgcctggcaaaagtTGTAAATTAATTTCCCTGGTTATCATAAAATGACTTTACAAGACACATTTCCAAATTATAGTTTGTTGATCAATAAATCACAAAGTTATTCAAAGCAGGTGAAGGTCACAGCTCATGAGAAAAGGATCACATTAGAAGTGGAGAATGACACCTTCAGGGAGGGCAGTGTTTGAACAGTAAAGAGCAGAAACACTTCTCATAGGGCGCTTCAACTGTATTTTGCTTCCAATTCATCTATTATGGAAAATCCTTCCTGTGCTTCACAGGACATTTTCACAGCGTTAATTCTAGCTGCTCTTGTAATTAAACTAGAAACGTATAAAAGCTCAAACCAGCAAGACTGACTTGCTCCCTCATGAAAAGGCCCACATGGTCTTCCCGCATCCTAGGCAACTTCTCCCCGTCCTTCGTCACCCAGGGACCCCAGCTTGCTCCTGGTTGGTCCACTCGGCTTCTATGTGCAGGTGGTGGCAGGAAGAGGCCATGGAGACAGCGCTCCCGACGGCTTCTCTCCACTGCCCTGGGCGAGCACACGCAGCAAGGTGCTCCCTGATGccgctggggctggggagggcggCTCCTGTCAGGCAGCTGCACACGGACCTCTCCATGGCCTGGAGCAGAGCCCGGccttccccaccacacacactaGGAAAGCCTGGCACTTCTGCGGCAGACAAGTGGGCGTGGAAGTACACtcaagagaagggaagaggccCTGTCTCAAGGGCCTCAGTGGTGAACGGGTCTAAAAGATGGACCcgtgccaggcgcagtggctcacgcctgtcatcccaacactgtgggaggccaaggcgggcggatcacctgaggtcaggagttcaagaccagcctggccaacatggtgaaaccccgtctctactaaaaatatgaaaaattagccaggcatggtggtgcacgcctgtaatcccagctacttgagaggctgaggccggagaatcgcttgaacccgggaggcagagtttacagtgagccgagatcgcgccactgcactccagcctgggcaacagacagactcagtctcaaaaaaaaaaaaagagatggaccCAGCCTTACGAACATTTGGgagcaggagactgaggcaggatgcACTTCCTCCACTCAGCTCCCAGGCATTGAGAAAggaatccagttttagaacataCGACTGCtttcaacatattttcaaaatatattttatttctttcttacgTGTATTTTGCAAAATTTCCAAAGTAAACGTTAGCTCTGCATACAGAAATAAGAGTTCTTTAAGAACTAGCATTGAATTCATCACAAGTATGATCAAATTATGATAATGGAAAACAAACTTGCCTATGACCAAAGCTACTGAGCTGAAGTGAAGAGCTGTCTTTACAAAAATCCCTCTCACTGAGCCCACTGCCCTGCAGCTGACTCAAGCCATCaccatgtatgtatgtgtacaaggacactggccaggcatggtggcttacacctgtcatcccagcactttgggaggctgaggcaggcggatcacctgaggtcagcagtttgagaccagcctggccaacatggtgaaacccctgtgtctactaataatacaaaaactagctgggcatggtggcgcacgcctgtaatctcagctactcaggaggctgaggcaagagaatcacttgaacccgggaggtggaggttgcagtgagccgagatggcgccattgcattccagcctgggcgacaagaaagaaactctgtcttcaaggaaaaaaaaaaaaaaaaaaaaaagaaagaaaggacattgGCACAGTACAGCAGCTTTGCAACCTCAAAGACTATCTGACTTTGAGTTCCCATGAGTGTATCGTCCACAGGTATTCAGTGCTTTGCACTATTGACTTTGATGGGTCAGTTCTGAAGTCTGATTAAGACATTCTCTTGgagatacattttatataaatcttgTAATGTGCTAAACTGTCAAATTGTTAATGGTATGAAATAGGGCAAGGACATCATTTTGTATGGTCTCTACATTtctgcatcatcatcatcatcatcatcatcatctttggcTCTGAAATGCATTTTTCTGAACTCTCGTCTGCTCATTGAAGGACACGATGAAGACGCAGGTGGGAGGTCCTTAGAGAAGAAAACATGGCTTCAGTCACGAGCAACACACATCTGCACCCGCATCTGCAGTGTGCCCCATCCAGCAGCTCTGGGGCTCGCAGAGCGCTCTTCCCTTTCAGGCGCGTGAAAACGCCCGAGTCCCAGCATTCACCTCTAGATGAGAGCTTCCTCCCTACTGGGCTGATCGAGTAAAAAGGAAAGATGCTGggttcaaaacaaaagaaagcaacagCGAGCGTGGGGTGGATGttcaaaaaaaccacaaacctGATTTCATGGAAACACACCTGTGGCTGCGGGAGGCCCCCTCCCACCGCCGCCTTTCCCAATGGCAGTGATTCTCAGCTCGGGAGATGGAGGGAGGGCCCCCAATTAgccaatgttttcattttctcctcgtgggttaaaatgattaatttatgTTTAATGTTGTGTTGAGGCATTATTTACCTGCACTGAGTGGGGAGTGTGTGACTTGAAAGTGCGGCTGGCTGCCTGAGTACCCACGGGAGGAGGAAGGCGCCGCCCTTACCTGCATGAGCTCAACGTTTCCAAAGAACCGGCTCACGGGCATTGGCTGATTGCTGTCATCATCCAGAAAGATACTGTTGTCCATCTGAAGTGGTGGCTTCTGCATGTCCTCTGTCTCTCGCCCTGGCTCGTTCTGCTTCTGCACAGTGGAGCTGCTATTGGATTCTTCTGCTCCTGACCCAGCACTGTGCTTCGGCACGGACAGGCCGTCTTTAGCCTTTGCTAAGCGAGAGTCACTCACAACTCTGCAGCCACCGAGGGGAAGACTTGCGGCCCCCCGCTGCACAGAAACGCCAGCCTCGCTGCCTGGAAGCAAGGCACTGCTTTCAGCAAACTCATTTTTACAAGGGGCCTCAGGTGTCACTTTTGGCAAAGAAGCGCTGTCATTCTTAGGGACAAGCTTCTGTAATTCTGACTTCACAAGATGACCTTTGTCACATTTGAACTTCTTGGACGTTCGCCTGTCTGTGGCTTTGTGGGATGAGGAAgtctgtcaagaaaaaaaaaaaagtaaggggaACCAGACACATCTAGCAAATAAAACAGGATTCAATCCAGAGGCTAGTATTTCTTCTCACATCTGAAATGATGAAGATGCTGTGACCACAACTTTCACAGATCGCCATTTCACTGTTCTGCCACCAAGGGACAAAATACAAGGGAGACTGAATTTAGACACACCCCACATCACTCCTACACTTTCAGTTTCCCTAGTGGTGTTACAGCTCCTGAGGGGAATTCTGAAGCACACATTTATATGTTACACAATTACAATAAAAGAGCCCAGCTTTCATTCACTTCTGCTAGGGCATAAGCTCTGGGAAGGAAGGGGTCTTTGCTTTATTCACCGATTAGGGCTTGGCACACAGttggtgctcaagaaatatttgttaaattgacTTTGACAAAATTTTACCAAGCACCTTATTATGAGCAAAGCTCTGTGCTACATGCTGGCGTATGGCCAAGTCCCAGCCCCTCAGCTTGGGCTCCGGGAAGCGGCTCTACTTCACCGGGAAGTGGCTCTACTTCACCGGGAAGTTCAGGGACTCACTCCTCGGAAGTGACGGCTGGGCTGGGGTGGATGGCAGACGGCATGAGATTCCTTTCCCCACCcactctgcctttctcttcaAGCCTCTGGGGGTGAGGCTGCACGGCAATGGGCCAGCATGACTCGACAGCCCACCTAAGAACAGAGCAATGAGCACAAGTGGCCTCAGAGCTGGGTCTAGACACACACACGGGTGGGCAGGTGCTAGGATCAGAGCCCGggtctagacacacacacaagtgtgCAGGTGCTAGGATCAGAGCCTGGTCTAGACACACACATGGGTGGGCAGGTGCTAGGATCACAGCCCAGGTCTAGACACACACACGGGTGGGCAGGTGCTAGCATCAGAGCCTGggtctagacacacacacactggcgGGCAGGTGCTAGGATCAGAGCCCGGGTCTAGACACACACACGGGTGTGCAGGTGCTAGGATCAGAGCCTGGTCTAGACACACACATGGGTGGGCAGGTGCTAGGATCACAGCCCAGGTCTAGACACACACATGGGTGGGCAGGTGCTAGCATCAGAGCCTGggtctagacacacacacacgggtgGGGAGGTGCTAGCATCAGAGCCCGGGTCTAGACACACACACGGGTGTGCAGGTGCTAGGATCAGAGCCTGGTCTAGACACACATACGGGTGGGGAGGTGCTAGGAAAGTCAGCCCCGGCCTGCCAAGTGTGTCTTTCTCTGAAGGCAATTACAGTGCCGTCaccttttcttctgaaatagtCCCCCTCTGGCAGACAAGTAACATTCGATATTTTTATAAAGCAACACATCTTGGAGTGGCAATTTTGTATACAAATGGACCCTCGAGTCAGGATCTTGGCGTTCTCCATGGTAACAGGGCTCACCAGACATGCTGTCTTGGCAGACGTGGAACCAGCGGCTTCCTGGGCAGAGGCCAACCCGGCTGCCGAACAACTTCGTGCTTTCAAGCGCGCCGAAGACCGCACTGCACCTGTGAGCTGACAGATTGAGAGCCACTCAGCGCGCGATCTCAGGAAGGCGGCATGGCCGTGCAGACGAGAACTTCCCACCTAAAGAACACCCGAAGACAGCCCCTCCCACTCCAGGATTTTATCATCTTTGTGGAGACAGCTGTGGCCCGAATGTGTAAATCCAAACCAAACTGTGCCTGGGATTAGGATACAGGATCTACTCTTTCCACGATCTCGGAGGCTTGGGACAATCTGTCCCCCTTCCCTTGTATGTTTCCAATAACCACCATTTGTCCATTAGTGGGAATTAAGTCAACTTCGAAGCATTTAGAATAAGCAGCACATGCCTTCCTTAGAAGGATCTCCAACTTTTATACATTGTCAAAGTTCTTAGAAAAAGGTAACATGAGGAAACCAAAGTTTCTCTCCCTCAAATTAGAGTTCTATTCTATCAGTTGAAAGCAGCTAGCTACTGTTTCACAAATCTTAACATTAACAAACTGGTCCACCTCTCTTTTATCCTGAATGCAAAGCAAACTCTtctaataacaaaaaagaaattaattaaagaCATAACATTCAAAATAACTATTGAGGAATAATTTTCGGttttcagaaaagttgcaaaaaatagtacaaagaaagTGGTGTgatagctcatacctgtaatcccagctacttgggaggctgaggtaggaggactgcttgagcccaggagttcaagaccagcctgggcaacacagcgagatcccatctttaaaaaaattaaaaaaaaaattagccaggtgtggtggtgtgcacctctagttccagctacgtgagaggctgaggtgagaggatcgcttgatcccaggagtttgagggtgcagtgagctatgactgcaccactgcactccactcgggtgacagagtaagaccaagtctgtgaaaaaataataatagtaaaatagtacagagagttgCCATGTAGCCTTCACTCAGCTTCCACTAATGTTAAACAACTACAGGACATTGTCAACATTAAAAACTAAGCAACAGTACAGTACTCTTCACTAAACtacagatttttatttgtattttatcagtTTCTCCATGAACTGTTCTTCTGTTCCAGAATCCAGTCCAGAATATCACACTGCACTTAGAAAACTCGAAAGGAAGGAGTGTGAGTAGTAGAAGCAATAAACAGGAGCAATGCAGGTTGATGTGGCCAGGAAAGGCCCAGGAGCTGCTGCCAACAGGTCCTAGAACTGGAACCCAGAAGGGGACGGATGAAGAGTGCCCTGCTCAACAGcagataagagaaataaaggaaaaaaaaaaaaatagaaataatctgTCTCTGCCATGCACTCCATAGCCCAAGACAGCTCCAGAAGCCCTATGGGGTGGCAGCTCCAAGGCCTCGTGATACTGTGGCAGTCAGAGTGTGCGTCTGAAacaggagggagaagagcaggcAGCAGCCCACCAGAGGCCAGGACACCTGCCAGCTGTACACAGGACACACCAGGTACCCACAGGCTGGGTGAAGTTCCTGCTACCACAGCACACGGGGGAGGGGCTGGGCCTCCGTCCTCTTACAAGGGCAGGGCTTTACTGAGATGGTTACAGTTACACCAAGGGGACTGAGGCAACAGAGGTTACAGAACTTGCTAAGAGTTGCCATAAACATCTCTCATCAAAATCCTCCCACTGGGTCCTAAATAAGCCCATCTCCCTAAAACACCATTGTAGGGAAAAGACATCTCTGTCCTAGAAAGCCACTGACCCTCCTCTCCTTGCTGTGAGTCCTCCTCCGGGCACTTTGCTGCTCTGCGCGGAGTATGCTGTGTGGGGAGCCCGCCTTGGTGCCTGAGCAGCTTTAAAGGAGTGGCACGCACATTTCAGATGAGGACGACTTGGGTGAGGAGCTTATGAGGTTACACAAGTGATGCCTGGCCTCCAAATCTCTGTTCCATCACAACAGCTCACCCTAGATACGACCCCCAAAAGCTGCCTGAGGTGAGGACTGAAATGAAGAAGCTGTCACCACTCTGTGTTCTAGGCCTGCAGGTCTTTCCCACAGCAGGTGCTTCTCAAGTTTCTGTCAGCATCTTGGCAGCAGTGGTTCTGAACTTTTTGCGTGCAACAGGTTCATCAGGTGGACCTTTCGGCCCCTTCCGCATAGAAAAGCCAGACGACCTGGTGGGCCTGGAAGCATGGGCTGTTACAAACACCTGAGCAGGCCATTTGCTGTCCCCTCCGGATTGACAGGAGCCAAAATATAAGAGCAGCTTAGCTTCAGTTTCACCATGGATTAACCACCTCCAAGGTGTCAACTCCAAAATGTCAGGAATTGGTCACAGTCTCGCTTGCAGATTCCTGCTCTGCAGTTGGGCAGCTTGGATTGCTCCCGTAGTCCAAAAAAGGAAAGACTTTCTCATCATTGAGATTCTCCTGATTCCAGCAGATTGTTTAATAACTGGTATGTCAGAAGCACAAACATGGTTTCTCCAAAAGGGCTGGCCGAGACTGACTACGACATGAAACACGGTTTCCCCAAAAGGGCTGGCCGAGACTGACTTCAGCATGATGGCCTGAGGAGCTTCACTCACCTCCTACTCAGAGAAGGTGATGAGCAGTCCCCCAACAGCCATTTAGAGAGCCTTTGGAAATGGTCCTACGGGAACCCAGCAAATGAAGAGACACTCGCTCCGGAACACCTACATACATTCGGTAAGGACATGGAGAGTCTGTGGCATTTAAGCGCCATCCTGCTGCAGTCAAGAACACAGGGCCACCTCCCCAGCTCCCAGGCGGCGGGGTTTCCTCCCAGGAGAGGCAGGACAGCCGTGCTTCCCTTTCTGCTCTCATCCCACCTGTGGCTGAGACTAGGTCCTGAGTGAGCAGGATTGAGAAGAGGGGAATTCCTTTCTGCTCAGACCCTATTGATAGAATGGAGGCTTCACCTTGGCTCCGTTCTACAAGCAGGGTTTGAGCCTCTGCCGGAGGCTCCGCCCAGTGACCCAAGAAGACTGGGGCCCCATCAACCTTGTCCCAGATGTGAGGTGGTTCCAGGCCGGGGGAGGCAAACTTGGGGGATCTCAGGCTGCTGCTGGCTCCCCCAATCCCCATTCAGAGAGAAGCCTATTACTGTCCTCAGCTGCATGGCCCTGGCTCAGAGGCTCTGCCTGGGGTGAGAGGCAGGAAACTAAACAGACAGTTCTTAAGTCTCCCCAAAGGCACCAAATTCACTGCAATGGAATGTGGAGAAGTTCAAGCCTAAGGGAACTTGCTCAAGAACAGTGGAGGCTGTGATgaaggggtgggggcagtggagaATCAAGCAATAGGCCAAGCTGTAGGCCAACTAGTTTGCAGAAGAGAACCAGAGACTATCATGGCTGGGAGGAGCCCTCTTGGGCCTAGAACAAACTAATCAAACACTGACCTTAGAAAATATCCCTTCAAAGAAGCCACAATTTGATTGGATTAGTTTGCAGAGCAACTTATGCCTAGGCTGTTGCTGAGAATAGCACAATAAGCTGGCATTAGTGAAGTTTAACAGCCGGATGTGGtcagggaaagaggaaaaggaccCTGCTAAAACCACTGTCATCCAGGGTGGCTGTGGGCATACCCAAAGCTGGGTGCCACCCCCCACCAGCAATATCAGAGGCTGAACACTGTGGCAGGGGAAATACATATCAAAACAATCTACTCAGTTGCTAAACAAAGAAGCATATCAACAATGACAAGCCCCAGGGTTGCGGACAGTACCCAGAATTgctaaaatatattatctaaaatgtcaaaaaaattatgaagacataattccaacaaaaaattatgaagcactcaaagaaacagaaaagtagacTCACACactggaataaaagcaggccacagAAGCTGTCTGTGAGAGTGACCAGATGttacattcatacatatataaaggACAAGTTAGCCATGATAAACAAGATCAAGAtcatgaataaagaagaaagataagaTAATGTTGCATCAAAGAGACTATCAATAAAGAGAAATTACTtaaaaaccaaatggaaattctggagtAGAAAAGTATAAAACCTGAAACAACAAAATTCACTAGAAGGGCTCAATAGTAGATATGAACTGGCAGGATAAGCAAACTTGAAGGTAGATCGATAGATTATGCATGCTGAAGAAcacagaataaaaagaatgaagaaaaataaagcaagccgCAGAGAAATGCTGGACACCATTAAGTGCACTAACACACACATAATAAGAAccacaaaaatgtaaagacaaagaagcagaaaaagtatttgaagaaataacagcTGAGAACTTctcaaatttatagaaaaacattAACCTACATATCCAGgaatctttgtttgtttgttttgttttgttttgttttgagaaggagtctcgctctgtcacccaggctggagtgcagtggtgtaatcttggctcacttcaagttccgcctcccgggttcacgccattctcctgcctcagcctcctgagtagctgggactacaggtgtataccaccacgcctggatacttttttgtatttttagtagagacggggtttcaccacgttagccaggatggtcttcatctcctgaccttgtgatctgcctgcctcggcctcccaaagtgctgggattacaggtgtgagccaccgtacctgaccCCATATCCAGGAATCTTAATGAACTGAACTCCAAATAGGATACATGCAAAGAGATCCACAGACACATCactgtaaaaatacaaagatcaaaGGTAAAATCTTGAAAGCCACAAGAGAACAAAATCTTGAAAGCCACAAGAAGAAAGCCACTTAGAAGGGAACCTCAATAAATGAACCACTGACTGAAACAATGGAGAATATTCAAACATATTCAAAGTACTCAAACCTGTTAACCAAGAATCCTATATCCAGCAAAGCTATACTtcaaaaatgggctgggcatggtggcttatgcctgtaatcccagcactttgggaggctgaggtggtggatcacctgaggtcaggagttttagaccagcctggtcaacatggtgaaaccccatctccagtaaaaatacaaaaattagtcaggcgtaggggcgggctcctgtaatcccaacagttccagaggctgaggtgagaatcacttgaacctgggaggtggaggctgcagttggCTGAGATCacatctctgcactccagcctgggcaacagagcgagactctggtctcaaaacaaaaaaacaaaataaaaactcactttacaagaaatactaaaagaagtTCGTCAGGCTGAAAGCAAGTGACCCCAGACAGTAATTCAAACCCACACACGCCCACACAAACAGCACCAGTAAAGGTAATTATGTTCTTATAAAGATAGTTTGAATGCCTATTTTTCTACCTCcttctcataattttaaaaagcaattgtatACAAtaacatgtatataatatatacagacGTGTACTATATTTGccaataacaaaacaaagaaagtggGTGAAGGCAAAGCCCTACTGGTTGAGGAAATGACCACAGACAGAAAGTAATAATGATCACACTGTATTGTTGAGTTTGTAACATTACCAGatgtaatacatataacaaaataccacaaaaataACCTATAACGGTAACTTTTCCTTATCACTTGGAATTAACCTAGTACAAATCTGAAGCTTAAGATGTATATGGAGAGTATGAAGATTAAGATGTATACGGTAAAACACAGAGCAAGCACTGGAAAAAACTCA
Protein-coding regions in this window:
- the C1H1orf174 gene encoding UPF0688 protein C1orf174 homolog isoform X2, whose protein sequence is MRSRKLTGAVRSSARLKARSCSAAGLASAQEAAGSTSAKTACLTSSSHKATDRRTSKKFKCDKGHLVKSELQKLVPKNDSASLPKVTPEAPCKNEFAESSALLPGSEAGVSVQRGAASLPLGGCRVVSDSRLAKAKDGLSVPKHSAGSGAEESNSSSTVQKQNEPGRETEDMQKPPLQMDNSIFLDDDSNQPMPVSRFFGNVELMQPSREEALI
- the C1H1orf174 gene encoding UPF0688 protein C1orf174 homolog isoform X1 — protein: MRSRKLTGAVRSSARLKARSCSAAGLASAQEAAGSTSAKTACLTSSSHKATDRRTSKKFKCDKGHLVKSELQKLVPKNDSASLPKVTPEAPCKNEFAESSALLPGSEAGVSVQRGAASLPLGGCRVVSDSRLAKAKDGLSVPKHSAGSGAEESNSSSTVQKQNEPGRETEDMQKPPLQMDNSIFLDDDSNQPMPVSRFFGNVELMQDLPPASSSCPSMSRREFRKMHFRAKDDDDDDDDDAEM
- the C1H1orf174 gene encoding UPF0688 protein C1orf174 homolog isoform X3 → MRSRKTSSSHKATDRRTSKKFKCDKGHLVKSELQKLVPKNDSASLPKVTPEAPCKNEFAESSALLPGSEAGVSVQRGAASLPLGGCRVVSDSRLAKAKDGLSVPKHSAGSGAEESNSSSTVQKQNEPGRETEDMQKPPLQMDNSIFLDDDSNQPMPVSRFFGNVELMQDLPPASSSCPSMSRREFRKMHFRAKDDDDDDDDDAEM